One window of Quercus robur chromosome 5, dhQueRobu3.1, whole genome shotgun sequence genomic DNA carries:
- the LOC126728069 gene encoding uncharacterized protein LOC126728069, translating to MNPISSLVFVLLLTIFPTQILCQTPLIEQACGYTIYKFLCLDTLIPDPDSKNATTLKEIAIISFIYTENKAYEIYTQFRDLEHSAVNEGWRQALSDCTHYYRTVGDILSSTYSYLKYSNYTGVKAEMSEATVNRQKCDQVFQGKPFKSPLSKSTTKLSQMQNNAESIINHL from the coding sequence ATGAATCCCATTTCAAGCCTCGTCTTTGTGCTTCTTTTGACTATCTTTCCAACCCAAATTCTTTGCCAGACGCCCTTGATTGAACAAGCTTGTGGTTACACCATTTACAAGTTTCTGTGCCTAGACACTCTGATACCGGACCCTGATTCCAAAAATGCTACAACTCTCAAGGAGATAGCCATAATTTCATTCATTTATACAGAGAATAAAGCTTACGAAATATATACCCAATTCAGAGATCTGGAACATTCAGCAGTGAACGAGGGCTGGAGGCAAGCCCTATCCGATTGCACTCATTACTATAGAACTGTAGGTGACATACTTTCTTCCACGTACTCTTACTTGAAATATAGCAACTATACAGGTGTTAAAGCCGAGATGTCAGAGGCCACGGTCAATAGACAAAAGTGTGACCAAGTTTTCCAGGGTAAACCCTTCAAGTCTCCATTATCTAAATCGACTACCAAACTTAGCCAGATGCAGAACAATGCGGAATCCATTATCAATCACCTCTAA